The following are encoded in a window of Manihot esculenta cultivar AM560-2 chromosome 8, M.esculenta_v8, whole genome shotgun sequence genomic DNA:
- the LOC110620220 gene encoding E3 ubiquitin-protein ligase UPL4, which produces MGNRGQKRVEMMDELPADKRACNNSLEFRPSSSNSSIQTQINSTNSTSETNDADMDTSSTGSASSRSEEEEHERDSAYGSCDSDDAVPKHGSLRIYQRQRSFGDHGRLRTALSNLSEGTEPSGQIAALTELCEVLSFCSEDSLSSMMADSLSPVLVQLARHESNPDIMLLAIRALTYLCDVFPRASGFLVRHDAVAVLCQRLMAIEYLDVAEQCLQALEKMSREQPLACLQAGAIMAVLGFIDFLSTSVQRVALSTVVNICKKLPTDCPTSFMEAVPILCNLLQYEDQQLVENVVICLMKIAERVSHSSEMLDELCKHGIINQATHLIHLNSRTTLSQPIYNGLIGLLVRLSSGSVVAFRTLYELNISCTLKDILANYDISHGISSLHAVDGQSNQVHEVLKLLNELLPPVVKDQDIQQVVSDKELFLVNHPDLLHKFGSDILPMLIQVVNSGANLYVCYGCVSVIQKLIYFSKSDMLVELLENASIPSFLAGVFTRKDHHVLILALQIAEIILQRLSGVFLNPFIKEGVFFAIDALMLPEKCAWSMFPVFNGIQLPSDSSQKSVSKVVLRCLCYAFDNGQSPITSEAGTCKLEKDSVQSLAKHIKTTYFAPQLCNSENGLTDILQNLRALSASVTDLINMPISFNTSTQDEENFNRLLHQFMAKLNGREPVSTFEFIESGIVKSLVNYISSGQYLREKVNLHSASFDYYVIEKRFEVLARLFSPYSSFAEELPVSLLVRKLQSALSSLENFPVILSHSSKQRNWFAAVPNGRCMPHPCLRVRFVRGEGEMCLSDYSNDAVTVDPFSSLDSIEGFLLPKVRIERTKQIETAALAMDPMESVQLQSNVNPGAGRGESSDHMEPDSTSTDLTEIQENEAKLSVSRLEETENLQQGNPGETTSSNDSHLGSLEKLVQYPSGADITRKSHHSSSSSNSDAFSKLLFYLEGKELDRTLTLYQAILQQKIKADEEITMGTKLWSQVYELTYRTAVEPKDDNPQEFHMSARDSSTLDKVGAYMQHTSFFTSIFNCDLASDLDKSSPTYDVLFLLKSLEGLNRFTLHLMYSERIRSFAEGLVDNLDNLKVVVHSVPQNEFVSSKLTEKLEQQMRDSLALSVGGMPLWCNQLMASCPFLFSFEARCKYFRLSAFGTQLVQPQTLSNNNSEVSRDRRSSPGSLVRKKFVVWRDRILESAAQMMDFYANVRDPIEVVYNGEVGSGLGPTLEFYTLVSHEFQKSGLGMWREDYSSFVDRKIFQTEDSGSLTSPFGLFPRPWPSSLDSSDEIQFSEVIKKFFLLGQVVAKALQDGRVLDLPFSKAFYKLILQQELNLYDIQSFDPELGRTLLEFQALVNRRKFLKSALEENSCNTLEVCFRNSRIEDLSLDFTLPGYPDYMLHQEHEMVNMDNLEEYVSLVVDATVYAGISRQVEAFKSGFNKVFPIKYLQIFTEEELDRLLCGEHDIWAFNELLDHIKFDHGYAASSPPIINLLEIMQEFNQEQRRAFLQFVTGAPRLPPGGLASLSPKLTIVRKHCSNCVDADLPSVMTCANYLKLPPYSSKDKMREKLLYAITEGQGSFHLS; this is translated from the exons ATGGGAAATAGGGGGCAAAAGCGGGTGGAAATGATGGATGAATTGCCAGCAGATAAGAGAGCTTGTAATAATTCATTGGAGTTTAGACCAAGTTCATCCAACTCATCAATTCAAACTCAAATAAATTCCACAAATTCCACTTCTGAAACCAATGATGCTGATATGGATACTTCATCCACTGGTTCAGCTTCCAGCAGGTCAGAGGAGGAAGAGCATGAGAGGGATTCGGCTTATGGCTCATGTGATTCTGATGATGCAGTACCAAAACACGGTAGTCTGCGAATTTATCAAAGGCAGAGATCATTTGGTGATCATGGTAGACTGAGGACTGCTTTGTCTAATTTAAGTGAAGGGACCGAGCCATCAGGGCAAATAGCTGCTCTTACAGAATTGTGTGAAGTGCTTTCATTTTGTTCTGAGGATTCCCTCTCAAGTATGATGGCTGACTCGTTATCCCCAGTTCTTGTTCAGCTTGCTAGGCATGAAAGCAACCCAGATATAATGTTGTTGGCAATAAGGGCTTTAACTTATCTGTGTGATGTGTTTCCTCGAGCATCTGGTTTTCTTGTTAGACATGATGCAGTTGCTGTTCTTTGTCAAAGATTGATGGCCATTGAGTACTTAGATGTAGCTGAACAG TGCTTGCAAGCATTGGAGAAAATGTCACGGGAACAGCCTCTTGCATGCCTACAGGCTGGGGCTATCATGGCTGTTCTAGGTTTTATTGACTTCCTCTCCACAAGTGTACAA AGAGTTGCACTTTCAACAGTGGTCAATATATGTAAGAAACTTCCAACAGATTGCCCTACTTCTTTCATGGAGGCTGTTCCAATATTATGCAATCTCCTACAGTACGAGGATCAACAG CTTGTTGAGAATGTAGTTATTTGCTTGATGAAAATAGCAGAGCGAGTCAGTCATTCTTCTGAGATGCTGGATGAACTATGCAAGCATGGAATAATTAATCAAGCTACGCATCTAATACACTTGAATAGCCGGACCACCCTATCCCAACCAATATACAAT GGTCTGATTGGGCTACTTGTCAGACTTTCTTCTGGTTCAGTTGTGGCTTTCAGGACTCTCTATGAGCTCAATATAAGCTGCACTTTGAAGGATATATTAGCTAATTATGACATCTCACATGGAATATCTTCTCTCCATGCAGTAGATGGGCAGAGCAACCAG GTACATGAAGTTCTGAAACTGCTAAATGAGCTTCTTCCTCCAGTAGTGAAGGATCAAGATATTCAACAAGTGGTGTCAGATAAGGAATTATTTTTAGTTAATCACCCTGATCTTTTGCATAAGTTTGGGTCTGATATACTACCCATGTTGATTCAG GTGGTTAATTCTGGTGCAAACTTATATGTTTGTTACGGCTGTGTATCAGTCATACAAAAGTTGATTTATTTCAGCAAATCTGACATGCTTGTTGAATTACTTGAGAATGCAAGCATTCCAAG TTTTTTGGCTGGGGTATTTACACGGAAGGATCACCATGTGCTGATATTAGCCCTGCAAATTGCTGAGATAATTTTGCAAAGACTTTCAGGTGTTTTCCTGAACCCTTTCATTAAGGAAGGTGTCTTCTTTGCCATTGATGCCCTTATGCTTCCAGAAAAATGTGCATGGTCAATGTTCCCAGTATTTAATGGCATCCAGTTGCCATCAGACTCCAGCCAAAAGTCTGTTTCAAAGGTCGTCCTAAGATGCTTATGTTATGCATTTGATAATGGTCAGTCTCCTATAACCTCAGAAGCAGGAACATGCAAGCTTGAAAAGGATAGTGTTCAAAGTCTCGCAAAGCATATAAAAACCACATACTTTGCTCCACAGTTATGCAACTCTGAGAATGGGTTGACAGATATCCTTCAAAATCTCAGAGCTCTTTCTGCTTCAGTGACTGATCTGATTAATATGCCTATAAGTTTTAATACTTCCACTCAAGATGAAGAAAATTTTAATCGTTTATTACATCAATTTATGGCAAAGCTTAATGGAAGAGAACCTGTTTCCACTTTTGAATTTATTGAAAGTGGAATTGTGAAGTCATTGGTAAATTACATATCCAGTGGTCAATATCTGAGAGAAAAGGTGAATCTTCATAGTGCTTCTTTTGATTATTATGTTATAGAAAAAaggtttgaggtgcttgcaaggCTTTTTTCACCTTATTCGAGCTTTGCTGAAGAGTTACCAGTATCACTTTTGGTACGAAAATTACAAAGTGCATTATCTTCTTTGGAGAATTTCCCTGTTATTTTGAGCCATTCGTCCAAGCAAAGAAACTGGTTTGCTGCTGTTCCTAATGGACGCTGCATGCCTCACCCATGTCTGAGAGTTCGTTTTGTGAGGGGAGAAGGGGAGATGTGTCTTTCTGACTACTCTAATGATGCTGTCACTGTTGACCCTTTCTCTTCTTTGGATTCTATTGAAGGATTTTTGTTGCCTAAAGTTAGAATAGAAAGAACCAAACAAATAGAAACAGCTGCTCTAGCCATGGACCCAATGGAGAGTGTACAACTTCAATCAAATGTGAACCCTGGGGCTGGACGAGGTGAAAGTTCAGATCATATGGAGCCTGACAGCACGTCTACTGATTTGACTGAGATTCAG GAGAATGAGGCTAAATTATCAGTCTCTCGCCTGGAAGAAACAGAAAATTTACAACAGGGAAATCCTGGGGAAACTACATCTTCAAATGATTCTCATCTT GGCTCTTTAGAGAAGCTAGTACAATATCCTTCTGGGGCAGACATCACTAGAAAAAGTCACCATTCCTCATCCTCTAGCAATAGTGATGCTTTCTCAAAACTGTTATTTTACCTTGAAGGGAAAGAGTTGGACCGGACTTTGACATTGTATCAGGCAATTCTCcaacagaaaattaaagcaGATGAAGAAATTACAATGGGGACAAAGTTATGGAGTCAAGTATATGAGTTGACTTATAGAACAGCTGTAGAGCCTAAAGATGATAACCCTCAGGAATTTCATATGTCAGCTCGAGATTCTTCTACCTTGGATAAGGTTGGGGCTTATATGCAGCATACTTCATTTTTCACTAGCATATTTAATTGTGACCTTGCTTCTGACTTGGATAAGTCAAGTCCTACTTATGATGTTCTGTTTCTGCTTAAAAGTTTGGAAGGCTTGAACAGGTTCACATTGCATTTGATGTATTCTGAAAGAATACGTTCATTTGCTGAAGGGCTAGTTGATAACTTGGATAATTTAAAAGTGGTAGTTCATTCAGTCCCACAGAATGAGTTTGTGAGCAGTAAGTTGACAGAAAAACTGGAGCAGCAGATGCGGGATTCTTTGGCTTTGTCAGTAGGTGGTATGCCGTTGTGGTGCAATCAGCTTATGGCTTCATGCCCCTTTTTATTTAGCTTTGAGGCAAGATGTAAATATTTCCGGTTGTCAGCATTTGGAACTCAGCTAGTTCAACCTCAGACGCTATCCAATAATAATTCAGAAGTTTCAAGAGACAGGCGATCGAGTCCTGGTAGTTTGGTCCGCAAGAAATTTGTAGTTTGGCGTGACCGGATACTGGAATCTGCTGCCCAAATGATGGACTTTTATGCTAATGTTAGAGATCCCATTGAAGTGGTATATAATGGAGAAGTTGGTAGTGGTCTTGGTCCCACATTGGAATTTTATACCTTGGTCAGTCATGAGTTTCAGAAGTCTGGCCTTGGTATGTGGAGAGAGGATTATAGTTCATTTGTGGACAGGAAAATATTCCAGACTGAGGATTCTGGAAGTCTGACGTCTCCTTTTGGCCTTTTTCCTCGTCCATGGCCATCCAGTTTGGATTCATCTGATGAGATACAGTTTTCTGAAGTCATTAAAAAGTTTTTCCTCTTGGGGCAAGTTGTAGCAAAGGCTCTTCAAGATGGAAGGGTTCTGGATCTGCCATTCTCCAAAGCCTTCTATAAGCTTATCCTTCAGCAG GAACTTAATCTGTACGACATTCAATCCTTTGATCCTGAGCTGGGAAGGACACTGTTAGAGTTTCAGGCTTTGGTTAATAGGAGAAAATTTTTGAAATCAGCTCTAGAAGAAAACTCATGCAACACTTTGGAGGTGTGCTTTCGGAATAGCAGAATTGAGGATCTTTCTCttgactttactcttcctggGTATCCTGATTACATGCTTCACCAAGAGCATGAAATG GTAAATATGGATAACTTGGAGGAGTATGTTTCTCTTGTTGTGGATGCTACTGTATATGCTGGAATTTCCAGACAAGTTGAAGCCTTCAAGTCTGGATTTAATAAG GTTTTCCCAATCAAGTATCTTCAGATTTTCACCGAGGAGGAACTAGATCGATTGCTATGTGGAGAACATGATATTTGGGCT TTTAATGAGCTTTTGGATCATATCAAATTTGATCATGGATATGCTGCTAGCAGTCCTCCAATCATTAAT TTACTGGAAATTATGCAAGAGTTTAATCAAGAACAGCGGCGAGCATTTCTGCAGTTTGTAACTGGGGCACCTCGGCTTCCTCCAGGAGGTTTGGCATCTTTGAGTCCAAAATTGACAATCGTTCGGAAG CATTGTAGCAACTGCGTAGATGCAGATCTACCCAGTGTAATGACATGTGCCAATTACCTTAAGTTGCCACCTTATTCTTCAAAG GACAAGATGAGAGAAAAGCTTTTGTATGCCATAACAGAAGGACAAGGCTCATTCCATCTTTCATAG
- the LOC110621070 gene encoding pentatricopeptide repeat-containing protein At3g09650, chloroplastic encodes MNAPLYCSSSCSSSLISNPYPLTFHWSPPPPSSSATTSTTVTSKPLRLHRAYTCQANPTTADLSLTTAHNDQRLLFLLRQRKTEEAWTLYTQSTQLPTPTCLSRLVSQLSYQNTPLSLSRAQSILTRLRHDRQLHRLDANSLGLLAVSATKSGQLLYAVSLINSMLRSGYLPHVKAWSAVVSRLASSPDDGPTQALKLFKSITRRVLRFSDVAMVTDSRPDTAAFNNVLNACANMGDRKMFLELFEEMSEFGAEPDILTYNVLIKLCARCDRKDLLVFVLERAIEKGIPLCMTTLHSLVAAYVGFGDLETAENMVQAMREERRDLCKILREANMEDYSEDKEDAIEDEDENNVFNKLLPNWVDASNTEPPLLPKAYPPDSRIYTTLMKGYMMQGRVSDTVRMLEAMRRQDDNASHPDQVTYTTVISALVKVGSMDRARQVLAEMTRVGVPANRITYNILLKGYCQQLQIDKAKELLKEMADDAEIEPDVVSYNTLIDGCIQVDDSAGALVFFNEMRAKGIAPTKVSYTTLMKAFALSGQPKLANQVFDEMIKDPRVKVDLIAWNMLVEGYCKLGLVEEAKKIIQRMKESGFYPNVATYGSLANAISLARKPGEALLLWKEVKERCMAQKEGDNSNSDSPIPSTLKPDENLLDSLADICVRAAFFQKALEIVACMEEYGIPPNKTKYKKIYVEMHSRMFTSKHASQARQDRRRERKRAAEAFKFWLGLPNSYYGSEWRLEPTYGGE; translated from the exons ATGAACGCACCATTGTACTGCTCATCCTCCTGCTCGTCCTCGCTAATTTCTAATCCATACCCACTCACTTTCCACTGGTCCCCTCCACCACCTTCCTCCTCCGCAACCACCTCCACCACCGTCACTTCCAAACCCTTGCGCCTTCACCGCGCCTACACTTGCCAAGCCAATCCCACTACAGCAGACCTTTCTCTCACTACTGCTCATAATGACCAGAGACTCTTGTTCCTCCTCCGCCAAAGAAAAACCGAAGAAGCTTGGACCCTTTATACTCAATCCACTCAACTTCCTACTCCAACTTGCCTTAGCCGCTTAGTCTCCCAACTTTCCTATCAAAACACCCCTCTCAGTCTTTCTCGAGCTCAGTCCATTCTCACCCGCCTCCGCCATGACCGCCAACTCCACCGCCTTGATGCCAATTCCCTTGGTCTCCTTGCCGTCTCCGCTACTAAATCCGGCCAGCTCCTTTACGCAGTCTCCCTCATCAACTCCATGCTGCGTTCCGGCTATCTCCCCCATGTCAAGGCTTGGTCTGCCGTTGTGAGTCGCCTCGCCTCCTCCCCTGATGATGGTCCCACCCAAGCTCTCAAGCTCTTCAAGTCAATCACTCGCCGTGTACTTCGCTTCTCGGACGTGGCAATGGTGACTGACTCAAGGCCTGACACGGCTGCTTTCAATAACGTGCTTAATGCTTGTGCTAACATGGGGGATAGGAAAATGTTCCTCGAGCTGTTTGAGGAAATGTCTGAGTTCGGGGCTGAGCCTGATATCTTGACATATAATGTTCTAATTAAGCTGTGCGCTAGGTGTGATAGGAAGGACTTGCTTGTGTTTGTCTTGGAGAGGGCAATTGAGAAGGGAATTCCTTTGTGTATGACCACTTTGCATTCCCTTGTGGCTGCCTATGTTGGGTTTGGGGATCTGGAAACTGCAGAAAATATGGTTCAAGCAATGAGGGAAGAAAGGAGAGATCTTTGTAAGATTCTTAGGGAGGCGAATATGGAGGATTATAGTGAAGACAAGGAAGATGCAATTGAGGATGAGGATGAGAATAATGTGTTTAACAAGTTGCTACCCAATTGGGTTGACGCTAGTAACACCGAGCCACCATTATTGCCGAAAGCTTATCCTCCTGACTCTAGAATTTACACAACTTTAATGAAGGGTTATATGATGCAAGGTCGTGTAAGCGACACTGTTAGAATGCTGGAGGCAATGAGGCGGCAGGATGATAATGCAAGTCATCCTGACCAAGTAACATATACCACAGTTATTTCTGCTCTTGTTAAGGTAGGCTCTATGGACCGTGCTCGTCAAGTATTAGCTGAGATGACAAGAGTTGGCGTGCCTGCAAATAGGATTACTTATAATATTCTGCTCAAGGGTTATTGCCAGCAGCTGCAGATTGATAAGGCCAAGGAGTTGCTTAAAGAAATGGCTGATGATGCTGAAATCGAGCCTGATGTGGTTTCATATAATACTTTGATTGATGGGTGTATACAGGTCGATGACAGTGCAGGGGCTCTTGTCTTTTTCAATGAGATGCGAGCAAAAGGAATTGCTCCCACCAAGGTCAGTTACACTACTTTGATGAAAGCTTTTGCCTTATCAGGCCAACCAAAGTTGGCTAACCAGGTATTTGATGAGATGATCAAAGACCCACGTGTGAAAGTTGATTTGATTGCTTGGAATATGCTAGTTGAAGGGTACTGTAAACTGGGATTGGTTGAGGAAGCTAAGAAAATAATCCAGAGGATGAAGGAGAGTGGATTCTACCCTAATGTGGCGACTTATGGTAGTCTTGCAAATGCTATATCATTGGCTAGAAAACCAGGGGAAGCTCTTCTACTTTGGAAAGAAGTTAAGGAAAGGTGTATGGCGCAAAAGGAAGGGGATAATTCTAATTCTGATTCACCCATTCCATCAACACTGAAACCTGATGAAAACTTGTTAGATTCTCTGGCTGATATTTGTGTGAGGGCTGCTTTTTTCCAAAAGGCTCTAGAAATAGTGGCTTGCATGGAAGAATATGGAATACCACCAAATAAGACTAAGTATAAGAAGATCTATGTGGAGATGCATTCGAGAATGTTTACTAGTAAACATGCCTCACAGGCCAGGCAAGACAGGAGAAGAGAAAGGAAGCGAGCAGCCGAGGCTTTCAAATTTTGGTTGGGCTTGCCAAATTCTTATTATGGAAGCGAGTGGCGCTTGGAACCTACTTATGGAG GAGAATAA
- the LOC110621069 gene encoding probable DNA helicase MCM8 isoform X3: MADKLVSVRGTVVKVSTVRPLVVQMSFDCEKCKSTIIRVLPDGKYSPPTICNLNGCKSRTFHPIRSSAKGIDFQKIRIQELLKSEDHEEGRVPRTVECELTEDLVDACIPGDVVTVTGIIRTINNYVDIGGGKSKGKHQGFYYLYLEVVSIKNSKSQSASYDLQDSKPNARATELSDLYSFSPRDLDFIIKFSEEYGSDIFRQIIQSICPSIYGHELVKAGITLALFGGVRKHSTDQNKVPVRGDIHVIIVGDPGLGKSQLLQAAAAVSPRGIYVCGNATTNAGLTVAVVKDSMTSDYAFEAGAMVLADSGLCCIDEFDKMSAEHQALLEAMEQQCVSVAKAGLLASLSARTSVLAAANPVGGHYNRAKTVNENLKMSAALLSRFDLVFILLDKPDKVLDKQVSDHIMSLHAGYAEHAPATKRLRIGSQINRNIDMNVRSGSLISRLRLEPKKDSDFAPLPGPLLRKYIAYARTYVFPRMSKPAAEILQKFYLQLRDHNTSADGTPITARQLESLVRLAEARARLELREEITEQDAMDVVEIMKESLYDKYVDEHGVVDFGRSGGMSQQKEAKRFLSALNKQSELQQKDTFSISEIYSLADRIGLRVPDIDTFVDNLNSVGYLLKKGPKKYQVLTSSYTRSQSSTLRG; the protein is encoded by the exons ATGGCAGATAAGCTTGTATCTGTGCGAGGGACTGTGGTGAAAGTTAGCACTGTTAGGCCTTTGGTTGTACAGATGAGTTTTGATTGTGAAAAGTGTAAATCCACTATCATACGTGTACTTCCTGATGGAAAATATTCACCGCCAACCATTTGTAACTTGAATGGATGCAAGAGCAGGACTTTTCACCCTATTCGATCTTCTGCCAAAGGAATAGATTTTCAGAAAATAAG GATACAGGAGTTACTAAAGTCTGAAGATCATGAAGAAGGGCGGGTTCCTCGAACAGTGGAATGTGAACTAACTGAAGATCTTGTTGATGCATGCATCCCTGGAGATGTGGTGACTGTTACTGGAATCATAAGAACCATTAATAATTATGTGGATATTGGAGGAG GAAAATCAAAAGGCAAACATCAAGGATTTTACTATCTATATCTAGAAGTGGTTTCCATAAAAAATTCCAAGTCCCAATCTGCATCTTATGATTTGCAAGATTCCAAGCCTAATGCTAGAGCAACGGAGCTGTCTGATTTGTACTCATTCTCGCCCAGGGATTTGGATTTTATTATAAAGTTCTCGGAAGAATATGGTTCAGATATCTTCCGGCAAATAATTCAATCCATATGTCCCTCAATTTATGGACATGAACTTGTTAAAG CGGGTATAACATTAGCACTGTTTGGAGGTGTACGCAAACATTCAACAGATCAAAATAAGGTCCCTGTTAGAGGAGATATCCATGTCATAATCGTAG GTGATCCTGGACTAGGCAAGAGTCAATTACTGCAAGCAGCGGCTGCTGTCTCTCCACGTGGCATTTATGTGTGCGGCAATGCTACCACCAATGCTGGCCTCACTGTTGCAGTAGTGAAGGATTCTATGACAAGTGACTATGCATTTGAGGCTG GTGCAATGGTACTAGCAGACAGTGGACTGTGTTGCATCGATGAATTTGATAAAATGTCTGCAGAACATCAG GCTCTTTTGGAAGCCATGGAGCAACAATGTGTCTCTGTTGCAAAGGCTGGCCTGCTAGCAAGTCTGTCGGCACGAACTTCTGTTTTAGCAGCAGCAAACCCTGTTGGTGGTCATTACAA CCGAGCAAAGACAGTGAATGAGAACCTAAAAATGAGTGCTGCTCTCCTCTCACGATTCGATTTGGTTTTCATATTACTTGATAAACCTGACAAAGTATTGGATAAACAAGTCTCAGACCATATCATGTCG CTTCATGCTGGATATGCGGAACATGCACCAGCAACAAAAAGGCTACGGATAG GATCACAAATCAACAGGAACATAGATATGAATGTACGAAGTGGTTCTTTAATTTCAAGGCTGAGACTTGAGCCAAAGAAGGATTCTGATTTTGCTCCTCTGCCTGGTCCACTTCTTCGAAAGTATATTGCTTATGCAAGAACTTATGTCTTTCCTAG gATGTCAAAACCAGCTGCAGAAATCCTGCAGAAGTTCTATTTACAGCTTAGAGATCATAATACATCAGCTGATGGTACACCAATAACAGCAAGGCAACTAGAAAGTCTGGTGAGGCTTGCTGAAGCTCGAGCTCGTCTAGAGTTGAGAGAAGAAATAACAGAGCAAGATGCAATG GATGTGGTTGAAATCATGAAAGAGTCCCTGTACGATAAGTATGTTGATGAGCATGGTGTCGTGGATTTTGGTCGGAGTGGTGGAATGAGCCAACAGAAAGAAGCAAAACGGTTCCTGAGTGCCCTCAATAAGCAGTCAGAGTTGCAGCAGAAAGATACTTTTTCTATTTCT GAAATATACAGTTTGGCAGATAGGATTGGCCTAAGAGTTCCAGATATTGACACTTTTGTGGACAACTTAAACAGTGTTGGTTATCTACTCAAGAAGGGACCAAAAAAATATCAG GTCCTAACATCATCATATACACGAAGTCAATCATCAACCTTAAGGGGTTAA